A single genomic interval of Megalobrama amblycephala isolate DHTTF-2021 linkage group LG15, ASM1881202v1, whole genome shotgun sequence harbors:
- the LOC125247625 gene encoding uncharacterized protein LOC125247625 isoform X1 produces the protein MIRKNQQHKDDASSTTQLLEGPFKDSVIFYQPYSPQTDLVMVLQTPSMRDNLQKYGQDIVFMDATHGVNQYGFPLFTLVVRDSHGHGIPVAYIILGNEKQATLQLALEKLKPTFSVAPRCFMVDKDQAEINAIQTVFSESDVLLCWYHVTQAVTRWLSRSESGVCGPENADSRAHIMQFMAELKSCSTEHDFKKKAEMFHCQFKYLKDVCKYFRNHWEPIGHLWSNFGRCYKHGDSDTNNLIERHITFLCMFTSLFICGLAES, from the exons ATGATACGAAAAAATCAGCAACACAAAGATGATGCCAGCAGTACCACGCAACTTCTTGAGGGCCCATTCAAAGACTCTGTTATTTTTTATCAGCCTTATAGTCCTCAAACAGATCTTGTCATGGTTCTACAAACACCATCCATGAGAGACAACCTTCAAAAATATGGACAAGATATTGTTTTTATGGATGCAACACATGGTGTGAACCAGTATGGCTTTCCTTTATTTACATTAGTTGTAAGGGACAGTCATGGTCATGGCATACCCGTTGCCTATATCATCCTGGGAAATGAAAAGCAGGCCACGCTTCAGTTGGCACTGGAAAAGCTGAAACCAACATTTTCTGTTGCTCCAAG gtGCTTTATGGTTGATAAAGACCAAGCTGAAATCAATGCCATCCAAACAGTATTCAGTGAGTCAGACGTTCtcctttgttggtaccatgtaACACAA GCAGTAACTCGTTGGCTGTCAAGATCTGAATCTGGTGTATGTGGACCTGAAAATGCTGATTCAAGGGCACACATCATGCAGTTTATGGCTGAGCTGAAGTCTTGTTCCACG GAACATGATTTCAAGAAAAAAGCTGAGATGTTTCATTGCCAGTTCAAGTATTTAAAAGATGTGTGCAAGTACTTTAGGAACCACTGGGAGCCAATTGGTCATCTGTGGTCTAACTTTGGAAGATGCTATAAGCATGGAGACTCTGACACAAACAATCTAATAGAACGGCatataacatttttatgcatgttcacttcattatttatttgtggGCTAGCTGAAAGCTAG
- the LOC125247625 gene encoding uncharacterized protein LOC125247625 isoform X2, whose amino-acid sequence MIRKNQQHKDDASSTTQLLEGPFKDSVIFYQPYSPQTDLVMVLQTPSMRDNLQKYGQDIVFMDATHGVNQYGFPLFTLVVRDSHGHGIPVAYIILGNEKQATLQLALEKLKPTFSVAPRCFMVDKDQAEINAIQTVFSESDVLLCWYHVTQEHDFKKKAEMFHCQFKYLKDVCKYFRNHWEPIGHLWSNFGRCYKHGDSDTNNLIERHITFLCMFTSLFICGLAES is encoded by the exons ATGATACGAAAAAATCAGCAACACAAAGATGATGCCAGCAGTACCACGCAACTTCTTGAGGGCCCATTCAAAGACTCTGTTATTTTTTATCAGCCTTATAGTCCTCAAACAGATCTTGTCATGGTTCTACAAACACCATCCATGAGAGACAACCTTCAAAAATATGGACAAGATATTGTTTTTATGGATGCAACACATGGTGTGAACCAGTATGGCTTTCCTTTATTTACATTAGTTGTAAGGGACAGTCATGGTCATGGCATACCCGTTGCCTATATCATCCTGGGAAATGAAAAGCAGGCCACGCTTCAGTTGGCACTGGAAAAGCTGAAACCAACATTTTCTGTTGCTCCAAG gtGCTTTATGGTTGATAAAGACCAAGCTGAAATCAATGCCATCCAAACAGTATTCAGTGAGTCAGACGTTCtcctttgttggtaccatgtaACACAA GAACATGATTTCAAGAAAAAAGCTGAGATGTTTCATTGCCAGTTCAAGTATTTAAAAGATGTGTGCAAGTACTTTAGGAACCACTGGGAGCCAATTGGTCATCTGTGGTCTAACTTTGGAAGATGCTATAAGCATGGAGACTCTGACACAAACAATCTAATAGAACGGCatataacatttttatgcatgttcacttcattatttatttgtggGCTAGCTGAAAGCTAG